The Daucus carota subsp. sativus chromosome 9, DH1 v3.0, whole genome shotgun sequence genome window below encodes:
- the LOC135149133 gene encoding protein FAR1-RELATED SEQUENCE 1-like → MEKMKTYIWASHLEIAEFEEGWEAVIKEFKLESNKWLLDMYEIRSSWIPAYFRDEPMFGLMRTTSRSESENSFFGQFHKQGDTLCEFWLRFQSAMERQRNETERLDHESDSFTPNILSRWFIEDDAAAIFTREIFYKIQEEILAGCLDMQIKRMSEEIDGVTALEIKDVKIKDKVFKVSVSKNHAVCSCKKFVMCGIVCRHAFCGLKQIGVTKFPRSLVLNRWMKIAESGTSSAALSVSEDYLKMEKVSLKITDIWFDFRELVNKAGFHLEKLDVVHQTVLQLTADLESSNEHAEFTKRDHLAAMVGDQPTGPIEVLAPNVCKNKGNFFKRLISDREKAINKSKKRTRKCKLCSATTHDSRTCAKRQKV, encoded by the exons ATGGAAAAAATGAAAACTTATATATGGGCTTCTCATTTAGAAATTGCTGAGTTTGAGGAAGGTTGGGAGGCAGTAATTAAAGAATTCAAGTTGGAGTCGAACAAGTGGCTGTTAGATATGTATGAAATAAGATCGTCTTGGATTCCTGCTTATTTTAGAGATGAACCAATGTTTGGCTTAATGAGGACTACGTCACGATCAGAGAGTGAGAACTCTTTCTTTGGTCAGTTTCACAAACAGGGTGACACTCTTTGCGAGTTTTGGTTGCGATTTCAGAGTGCTATGGAGAGACAACGTAATGAGACCGAGAGGTTGGATCACGAGTCAGATTCATTCACTCCAAATATACTGTCAAGGTGGTTTATTGAGGATGATGCAGCAGCCATATTCACAAGGgagatattttataaaattcaggaAGAAATACTTGCAGGATGCTTGGATATGCAAATAAAACGTATGAGTGAAGAGATTGATGGTGTTACTGCTTTGGAAATCAAGGACGTGAAAATCAAAGATAAAGTTTTTAag GTGTCTGTTAGTAAAAATCATGCTGTTTGTTCTTGCAAGAAATTCGTTATGTGTGGAATAGTATGCAGACATGCTTTTTGCGGCTTGAAACAAATAGGGGTGACAAAGTTTCCTAGGAGCCTTGTGTTGAATAGATGGATGAAAATAGCAGAAAGTGGTACTTCCTCTGCAGCGCTTTCAGTATCAGAAGATTATTTGAAGATGGAGAAGGTTTCGTTAAAAATAACAgatatttggtttgattttcgGGAATTGGTTAACAAGGCTGGTTTTCATTTGGAGAAGCTTGATGTTGTTCATCAAACTGTATTGCAGTTGACAGCTGATCTTGAGAGTTCTAATGAACATGCTGAATTTACTAAACGAGATCATTTGGCAGCTATGGTTGGTGACCAACCTACTGGACCTATTGAAGTTCTTGCGCCGAATGTTTGTAAGAATAAAGGAAATTTTTTCAAGAGGTTGATTAGTGACAGGGAGAAGGCGATTAATAAATCTAAGAAGAGAACGCGAAAATGCAAGTTATGTTCGGCAACAACTCATGATTCAAGGACATGTGCAAAGAGGCAGAAAGTGTGA
- the LOC108201304 gene encoding uncharacterized protein LOC108201304 isoform X2, whose translation MEQNGNQNTENNKEDNTPVKLWKKMELKFSRKSNNIPKETAKRPAHSISNDQDTESDQCVPETIIIVHEKDIPQNVPETTTEDNQTTTEDNQTTVWENDGDEDIADANTNYEVAENVAHTTTNNEEDQEALKNKKPKVTKFKRKKEIDDENEAIRKKKIITVCPLVKYTKDNIQKIEGAKHLNVRKDEVKLRVSPRIFSEMIFHLKDEQRKWVHRSGFGLLLNFELEMLPAKLAYNVLQIFDHNSVSLKLKSLDIQITEDDVFDVLGLPYGGLKIQLADETKFKQREECWNAQFSTEKEREQITAQMLVQKMRKQGVSDNFKLNFLIVMSNALIGTTSSSYVDKQLLRIDDDLDHLQRYNWSEYLLHYLVIATEAWNRTASTFFRGSLVFLTLLYVDRVRHMGIKLVERTLPSYIGWTHDELKERQRMEVIDGIFGVGSLVPPIREILKETDCCKADQTKNEYEDDWDDPEVWKQMDEVVKIHKEKKNSKTTQQRDDMAEDNTDEEPPTEDVIEKLLTRAQDLVASKLEFDDDLKKALEMYPDNDSLHFIVEVMDEHFHQRKTSDVEDDEQLWAEDPFFNDQQDDAIIQDDQHDQIIPEKDDQIIQDENLESNQDPDIAKSSTKLPVAKNNQDVIPSFSLGIEELDDLRNATVENQNSFITPEPAQRKKSARDKKVGPYGKSPFINRVIDIKTKLDKTDMGLWLFLVQKKDMLEMVYSWKGVEIIKEHLQTLKIKTSLYYSVIDVWVTILNDCEKYKSEESPMRLFCNIGHLAFTLDPNKKVSETFTLFSEGMDKILDTFDVSKVEDVDMVFFPITKSEHFYLICYDIRNQGHFIIDNIKREGNPKQYYMRVPDILHSHFCNYIQIKGNIPLSRRIRKFKRTYLTMPWQTSWNSTDCGIFVMRHMETFKGDPKKWDSGLAEEGIIQDHQLRRLRIKYNTAILSSGLNAFQRGIVDEAAKLAEKAATYKDFKVAAFEKNPTVPKSILKNTSTSAKKKVIFATNLNTIFEAAAEEQGTQEEQHNDN comes from the exons ATGGAACAAAATGGAAATCAAAACACTGAGAATAACAAGGAAGATAACACACCAGTGAAACTATGGAAAAAGATGGAGCTCAAATTCTCTCGAAAATCAAACAACATCCCAAAGGAAACTGCAAAAAGACCAGCACATTCCATCTCCAATGATCAG GACACTGAGAGTGATCAATGTGTTCCTGAAACAATTATAATTGTGCATGAAAAGGATATTCCACAAAATGTTCCTGAAACAACTACTGAGGATAATCAAACAACTACTGAGGATAATCAAACAACTGTTTGGGAAAATGATGGTGATGAAGACATTGCTGATGCAAATACCAATTATGAGGTTGCCGAAAATGTTGCTCATACAACTACTAACAATGAGGAAGATCAGGAAGCTTTGAAGAATAAAAAGCCAAAGGTGACAAAATTCAAAAGGAAAAAG GAaattgatgatgaaaatgaggcaATAAGAAAGAAGAAGATCATCACAGTATGTCCTTTAGTGAAATATACTAAGGATAATATTCAG AAAATTGAAGGAGCTAAACACTTGAATGTACGAAAGGATGAAGTCAAACTAAGGGTTTCTCCAAGAATTTTTAGTGAGATGATATTCCATTTAAAAGATGAACAAAGAAAATGGGTACACCGATCAGGTTTTGGTTTGTTGTTGAATTTTGAGTTGGAGATGTTGCCTGCAAAATTGGCATACAATGTTCTTCAGATTTTTGACCACAACTCAGTGTCACTAAAACTGAAAAGCTTAGACATCCAAATCACAGAAGATGATGTCtttgatgtacttggactaccATATGGAGGTCTCAAAATTCAACTTGCTGATGAAACAAAGTTCAAACAAAGAGAAGAATGTTGGAATGCACAGTTCTCCACTGAAAAAGAGAGAGAGCAAATAACAGCTCAAATGCTTGTTCAGAAAATGAGAAAACAAGGAGTTAGTGATAATTTCAAACTGAACTTCTTGATAGTCATGTCAAATGCATTGATTGGGACAACAAGCTCATCCTATGTTGACAAGCAGCTTCTTAGGATTGATGATGATCTGGACCATTTACAAAGATACAATTGGTCAGAATATCTTCTCCACTACCTTGTGATAGCAACAGAAGCCTGGAATAGGacagcttctacttttttccgtGGATCTTTGGTTTTTCTCACT TTGTTATATGTTGACCGTGTAAGGCATATGGGTATAAAACTAGTTGAGAGAACATTGCCTTCTTATATTGGCTGGACACACGATGAGCTAAAGGAAAGGCAAAGGATGGAAGTAATTGATGGCATTTTTGGAGTCGGATCACTTGTCCCTCCTATTAgggaaattttaaaagaaactgATTGTTGCAAAGCAGATCAAACAAAG AATGAATATGAAGATGACTGGGATGATCCTGAAGTATGGAAACAGATGGATGAAGTAGTGAAAATTCACAAAGAGAAGAAGAATTCAAAAACAACACAACAAAGAGATGACATGGCTGAAGATAATACAGATGAAGAACCTCCAACAGAG GATGTTATTGAAAAATTACTTACAAGAGCACAAGACTTGGTGGCTTCAAAGTTAGAATTTGATGATGACCTGAAGAAAGCTCTAGAGATGTACCCAGATAATGACAGCCTACACTTCATTGTTGAAGTGATGGATGAGCATTTTCACCAAAGAAAAACAAGTGATGTGGAAGATGATGAACAACTTTGGGCAGAGGATCCTTTTTTTAATGATCAACAAGATGATGCGATCATTCAAGATGATCAACATGATCAAATAATTCCAGAAAAAGATGATCAAATCATTCAAGATGAGAATCTGGAAAGTAATCAAGATCCAGATATTGCTAAGTCCAGCACAAAGCTTCCAGTTGCCAAAAACAACCAAGATGTCATACCATCTTTTTCCCTTGGAATAGAAGAATTAGATGATTTAAGAAATGCGACTGTGGAAAATCAAAATTCTTTTATCACCCCAGAACCAGCACAAAGGAAAAAGAGCGCAAGGGACAAAAAAGTCGGTCCTTATGGGAAATCACCATTCATCAACAGAGTGATCGATATTAAGACAAAACTTGACAAAACAGACATGGGATTGTGGCTCTTCTTGGTGCAGAAAAAAGATATGCT GGAAATGGTATACAGTTGGAAAGGTGTTGAAATTATTAAGGAGCATCTTCAAACTTTGAAGATCAAAACCAGCTTGTACTATTCAGTTATTGATGTGTGGGtcacaattttaaatgattGTGAAAAATACAAATCTGAAGAATCACCAATGAGGCTGTTTTGCAACATTGGACATTTG GCTTTCACCCTTGATCCAAacaaaaaagtttcagaaactTTTACTCTCTTCTCTGAAGGCATGGATAAGATTCTTGATACATTTGATGTATCAAAAGTTGAAGACGTAGATAtg GTTTTCTTTCCAATCACCAAGTCAGAGCACTTCTACTTGATTTGTTACGACATCAGAAACCAAGGacacttcattattgacaataTCAAGCGGGAAGGCAATCCAAAGCAATACTATATGAGGGTCCCTGATATATTG CATTCTCACTTCTGCAACTACATACAAATAAAAGGCAATATTCCTTTATCTAGAAGAATTCGCAAATTCAAGCGAACATACTTGACCATGCCTTGGCAGACTAGTTGGAATTCCACGGATTGTGGAATATTTGTTATGAGGCATATGGAAACTTTTAAAGGAGACCCTAAGAAGTGGGATTCTGGACTTGCAGAGGAAGGG ATTATCCAAGATCATCAACTCAGAAGACTTCGCATTAAATATAACACTGCCATTCTCTCTTCTGGTCTAAATGCATTTCAAAGAGGGATTGTGGATGAGGCAGCCAAGCTAGCTGAAAAAGCAGCAACTTACAAAGATTTCAAAGTTGCAGCTTTCGAAAAGAATCCAACAGTTCCTAAATCAATTTTAAAGAACACATCAACTTCAGCAAAGAAGAAAGTTATTTTTGCAACTAATTTGAACACTATATTTGAAGCTGCAGCAGAAGAACAGGGCACACAAGAAGaacaacacaatgataattag
- the LOC108201304 gene encoding uncharacterized protein LOC108201304 isoform X1 translates to MFFSSFLFMNAGYRIQLRRSSRLRQLSFPKTSIAEPIDLVESDSEIMEQNGNQNTENNKEDNTPVKLWKKMELKFSRKSNNIPKETAKRPAHSISNDQDTESDQCVPETIIIVHEKDIPQNVPETTTEDNQTTTEDNQTTVWENDGDEDIADANTNYEVAENVAHTTTNNEEDQEALKNKKPKVTKFKRKKEIDDENEAIRKKKIITVCPLVKYTKDNIQKIEGAKHLNVRKDEVKLRVSPRIFSEMIFHLKDEQRKWVHRSGFGLLLNFELEMLPAKLAYNVLQIFDHNSVSLKLKSLDIQITEDDVFDVLGLPYGGLKIQLADETKFKQREECWNAQFSTEKEREQITAQMLVQKMRKQGVSDNFKLNFLIVMSNALIGTTSSSYVDKQLLRIDDDLDHLQRYNWSEYLLHYLVIATEAWNRTASTFFRGSLVFLTLLYVDRVRHMGIKLVERTLPSYIGWTHDELKERQRMEVIDGIFGVGSLVPPIREILKETDCCKADQTKNEYEDDWDDPEVWKQMDEVVKIHKEKKNSKTTQQRDDMAEDNTDEEPPTEDVIEKLLTRAQDLVASKLEFDDDLKKALEMYPDNDSLHFIVEVMDEHFHQRKTSDVEDDEQLWAEDPFFNDQQDDAIIQDDQHDQIIPEKDDQIIQDENLESNQDPDIAKSSTKLPVAKNNQDVIPSFSLGIEELDDLRNATVENQNSFITPEPAQRKKSARDKKVGPYGKSPFINRVIDIKTKLDKTDMGLWLFLVQKKDMLEMVYSWKGVEIIKEHLQTLKIKTSLYYSVIDVWVTILNDCEKYKSEESPMRLFCNIGHLAFTLDPNKKVSETFTLFSEGMDKILDTFDVSKVEDVDMVFFPITKSEHFYLICYDIRNQGHFIIDNIKREGNPKQYYMRVPDILHSHFCNYIQIKGNIPLSRRIRKFKRTYLTMPWQTSWNSTDCGIFVMRHMETFKGDPKKWDSGLAEEGIIQDHQLRRLRIKYNTAILSSGLNAFQRGIVDEAAKLAEKAATYKDFKVAAFEKNPTVPKSILKNTSTSAKKKVIFATNLNTIFEAAAEEQGTQEEQHNDN, encoded by the exons ATGTTTTTCTCGAGTTTCTTGTTTATGAATGCAGGATACAGAATCCAGCTGAGAAGAAGTTCAAGACTTAGACAACTGAGTTTCCCTAAAACAAGCATAGCTGAGCCTATTGACTTAGTGGAATCTGACAGTGAAATTATGGAACAAAATGGAAATCAAAACACTGAGAATAACAAGGAAGATAACACACCAGTGAAACTATGGAAAAAGATGGAGCTCAAATTCTCTCGAAAATCAAACAACATCCCAAAGGAAACTGCAAAAAGACCAGCACATTCCATCTCCAATGATCAG GACACTGAGAGTGATCAATGTGTTCCTGAAACAATTATAATTGTGCATGAAAAGGATATTCCACAAAATGTTCCTGAAACAACTACTGAGGATAATCAAACAACTACTGAGGATAATCAAACAACTGTTTGGGAAAATGATGGTGATGAAGACATTGCTGATGCAAATACCAATTATGAGGTTGCCGAAAATGTTGCTCATACAACTACTAACAATGAGGAAGATCAGGAAGCTTTGAAGAATAAAAAGCCAAAGGTGACAAAATTCAAAAGGAAAAAG GAaattgatgatgaaaatgaggcaATAAGAAAGAAGAAGATCATCACAGTATGTCCTTTAGTGAAATATACTAAGGATAATATTCAG AAAATTGAAGGAGCTAAACACTTGAATGTACGAAAGGATGAAGTCAAACTAAGGGTTTCTCCAAGAATTTTTAGTGAGATGATATTCCATTTAAAAGATGAACAAAGAAAATGGGTACACCGATCAGGTTTTGGTTTGTTGTTGAATTTTGAGTTGGAGATGTTGCCTGCAAAATTGGCATACAATGTTCTTCAGATTTTTGACCACAACTCAGTGTCACTAAAACTGAAAAGCTTAGACATCCAAATCACAGAAGATGATGTCtttgatgtacttggactaccATATGGAGGTCTCAAAATTCAACTTGCTGATGAAACAAAGTTCAAACAAAGAGAAGAATGTTGGAATGCACAGTTCTCCACTGAAAAAGAGAGAGAGCAAATAACAGCTCAAATGCTTGTTCAGAAAATGAGAAAACAAGGAGTTAGTGATAATTTCAAACTGAACTTCTTGATAGTCATGTCAAATGCATTGATTGGGACAACAAGCTCATCCTATGTTGACAAGCAGCTTCTTAGGATTGATGATGATCTGGACCATTTACAAAGATACAATTGGTCAGAATATCTTCTCCACTACCTTGTGATAGCAACAGAAGCCTGGAATAGGacagcttctacttttttccgtGGATCTTTGGTTTTTCTCACT TTGTTATATGTTGACCGTGTAAGGCATATGGGTATAAAACTAGTTGAGAGAACATTGCCTTCTTATATTGGCTGGACACACGATGAGCTAAAGGAAAGGCAAAGGATGGAAGTAATTGATGGCATTTTTGGAGTCGGATCACTTGTCCCTCCTATTAgggaaattttaaaagaaactgATTGTTGCAAAGCAGATCAAACAAAG AATGAATATGAAGATGACTGGGATGATCCTGAAGTATGGAAACAGATGGATGAAGTAGTGAAAATTCACAAAGAGAAGAAGAATTCAAAAACAACACAACAAAGAGATGACATGGCTGAAGATAATACAGATGAAGAACCTCCAACAGAG GATGTTATTGAAAAATTACTTACAAGAGCACAAGACTTGGTGGCTTCAAAGTTAGAATTTGATGATGACCTGAAGAAAGCTCTAGAGATGTACCCAGATAATGACAGCCTACACTTCATTGTTGAAGTGATGGATGAGCATTTTCACCAAAGAAAAACAAGTGATGTGGAAGATGATGAACAACTTTGGGCAGAGGATCCTTTTTTTAATGATCAACAAGATGATGCGATCATTCAAGATGATCAACATGATCAAATAATTCCAGAAAAAGATGATCAAATCATTCAAGATGAGAATCTGGAAAGTAATCAAGATCCAGATATTGCTAAGTCCAGCACAAAGCTTCCAGTTGCCAAAAACAACCAAGATGTCATACCATCTTTTTCCCTTGGAATAGAAGAATTAGATGATTTAAGAAATGCGACTGTGGAAAATCAAAATTCTTTTATCACCCCAGAACCAGCACAAAGGAAAAAGAGCGCAAGGGACAAAAAAGTCGGTCCTTATGGGAAATCACCATTCATCAACAGAGTGATCGATATTAAGACAAAACTTGACAAAACAGACATGGGATTGTGGCTCTTCTTGGTGCAGAAAAAAGATATGCT GGAAATGGTATACAGTTGGAAAGGTGTTGAAATTATTAAGGAGCATCTTCAAACTTTGAAGATCAAAACCAGCTTGTACTATTCAGTTATTGATGTGTGGGtcacaattttaaatgattGTGAAAAATACAAATCTGAAGAATCACCAATGAGGCTGTTTTGCAACATTGGACATTTG GCTTTCACCCTTGATCCAAacaaaaaagtttcagaaactTTTACTCTCTTCTCTGAAGGCATGGATAAGATTCTTGATACATTTGATGTATCAAAAGTTGAAGACGTAGATAtg GTTTTCTTTCCAATCACCAAGTCAGAGCACTTCTACTTGATTTGTTACGACATCAGAAACCAAGGacacttcattattgacaataTCAAGCGGGAAGGCAATCCAAAGCAATACTATATGAGGGTCCCTGATATATTG CATTCTCACTTCTGCAACTACATACAAATAAAAGGCAATATTCCTTTATCTAGAAGAATTCGCAAATTCAAGCGAACATACTTGACCATGCCTTGGCAGACTAGTTGGAATTCCACGGATTGTGGAATATTTGTTATGAGGCATATGGAAACTTTTAAAGGAGACCCTAAGAAGTGGGATTCTGGACTTGCAGAGGAAGGG ATTATCCAAGATCATCAACTCAGAAGACTTCGCATTAAATATAACACTGCCATTCTCTCTTCTGGTCTAAATGCATTTCAAAGAGGGATTGTGGATGAGGCAGCCAAGCTAGCTGAAAAAGCAGCAACTTACAAAGATTTCAAAGTTGCAGCTTTCGAAAAGAATCCAACAGTTCCTAAATCAATTTTAAAGAACACATCAACTTCAGCAAAGAAGAAAGTTATTTTTGCAACTAATTTGAACACTATATTTGAAGCTGCAGCAGAAGAACAGGGCACACAAGAAGaacaacacaatgataattag
- the LOC108200925 gene encoding NAD(P)H-quinone oxidoreductase subunit S, chloroplastic, which translates to MASFNLCSLEKSTFLGRTNLLNHANKPFFSAQRLRSNKSLNTTAKLSISEIFGGRGLCNGEEGLQQELKKTISQETSPSNLKYEEESRIADIPEDGFDKELLGLTGGFPGGEKGLQEFIAKNPPPKKPSPSQKLVESNQKSLTKKSKPPVLPLLMPGMIAIVKNPNNPYYMYCGIVQRITDGMAGVLFEGGNWDRLITFKLDELERREKGPPMVSCRSVILETMVEQDAK; encoded by the coding sequence ATGGCTTCATTCAATCTTTGCAGCCTTGAAAAATCCACCTTTCTGGGCAGAACCAATCTTTTGAATCATGCCAACAAACCATTCTTCAGCGCTCAAAGATTAAGATCAAACAAATCTTTAAACACCACAGCCAAGCTCAGCATTTCTGAAATCTTTGGAGGCAGAGGTCTGTGCAATGGTGAAGAAGGTCTCCAACAAGAACTCAAAAAAACAATCTCACAGGAAACTTCACCATCAAACTTGAAATATGAAGAAGAGTCAAGAATCGCAGACATCCCGGAAGACGGATTTGACAAGGAGTTACTTGGCCTTACTGGTGGATTTCCAGGTGGTGAAAAGGGGTTGCAAGAATTTATTGCAAAGAATCCACCACCTAAAAAACCATCTCCTTCTCAGAAGCTAGTTGAGTCCAATCAGAAGAGCTTGACTAAGAAGTCGAAGCCGCCTGTTCTGCCATTGTTGATGCCTGGTATGATTGCTATTGTCAAGAATCCGAACAATCCTTACTATATGTACTGTGGTATCGTGCAAAGAATCACTGATGGAATGGCCGGGGTGCTTTTTGAAGGGGGGAACTGGGATAGATTGATTACGTTTAAGCTGGATGAGCTTGAACGTCGCGAGAAAGGGCCTCCTATGGTTAGTTGTAGGTCTGTTATACTTGAAACAATGGTAGAACAGGATGCCAAGTAA
- the LOC108201302 gene encoding uncharacterized protein LOC108201302, with translation MERNCYMSWNVRGTRSLVNRQHIAKINSLARPVLCCLQETKCAKWSESMIRQLGMGKEVGWVEVSSRGLSGGLLTVWSKDHISISDIIFSQNWILVQGLNTTSNSQFACLNIYAPQSAKMKQLLWEELGTLLLSLCDLQVCLLGDFNVVRQSNEKLNFQFIGAIAKAFNSFISRAGLLEIPLVNTTFTWFGPNQKKGRLDRALVSTAWYEKGGWVLQTYHRGLSDH, from the coding sequence aTGGAGAGAAACTGTTACATGTCTTGGAATGTACGTGGTACACGTAGTTTAGTTAATAGGCAGCATATAGCAAAAATTAACTCACTGGCCCGCCCGGTATTGTGTTGTCTCCAGGAAACCAAATGTGCTAAATGGAGTGAGTCAATGATTAGGCAACTTGGAATGGGAAAGGAGGTTGGTTGGGTAGAAGTTTCCTCTCGAGGTCTCTCTGGCGGACTTCTCACTGTTTGGTCTAAGGATCATATCTCCATCTCAGATATAATCTTTTCACAAAACTGGATCCTCGTTCAAGGCCTTAATACCACTTCAAACTCGCAATTTGCATGCCTGAACATATACGCTCCGCAAAGTGCAAAAATGAAGCAACTGCTGTGGGAGGAACTGGGGACACTTTTACTTTCCTTGTGTGACCTACAGGTATGTCTTCTTGGTGATTTCAATGTAGTGCGCCAGAGTAATGAGAAGCTTAATTTCCAGTTCATTGGTGCAATAGCTAAAGCTTTTAACTCCTTCATCTCCCGCGCTGGACTACTGGAAATTCCACTTGTAAACACTACCTTCACCTGGTTTGGTCCCAATCAAAAAAAAGGAAGGCTTGATCGTGCATTGGTTTCAACTGCATGGTATGAAAAAGGAGGGTGGGTGTTGCAAACCTATCACAGAGGACTCTCTGATCATTAA